The Prunus dulcis chromosome 3, ALMONDv2, whole genome shotgun sequence genome segment AATCTGGCTTCTTGGAGATACTTCTAGGTAAACAATGTTGCCATATTAATTCTATTGAGAATCTCATGTAATAACGAAGAGGAATGCTAGTGTGCTAGCTacatacaaaaagaaaaatcagatctaataaaatcatattcacccttccaaattccaataatGCCCTGCTGCCCAGATAGATGAGGTAGAGTTTCATCATCTTAATTCTTCTTCTGGAGAATCAGTAAGGAGCCAATGCTTCTCAGAAAAGCAACCTTGAAATAACATCATAAGCAAAAGGGGTAAAAGCCctagagaaaagaaagagaaaaacacTTGCAATTGGATGATGAGAGAAACTGAGAAACAGGGTCTTCAAATTAACTTTGTGTTTCAGCAGCTGAGTTTGCCTTAAATGAAGCTTTAGtggcttttaaaaaaaatattatatgtaaATGGAATAAGAGCTTGCAACTTCTGATTTTGCCAAATTAACTTCAACTTCCGCAAGTTTTCAAATCTGAAAATTGCTTGGAATTGAGAAGTAAATTGTGTCTATTTTCTTCAGAAAGTGACGATATATATGAAAGTGATAGGAAAATCAACTTTGTGTAtacaattaaaatatattatttttttcatataatagAGTTCGGTAAACTAAAtgtaataaagtgaaaatttccaaaataataataattattatgtGAAAAAAACCACAGACGCATAAGTGGCCAACCCAATTATGAGGCTGTCTCCTCCAAGATACTATTCTTTTTAGACTATCTGGACATTGACCGTCCTACACAAAGTGCTCATTAGATGGACGTTGCTCCACACCCCCACGCTGGAAATAATCTAAAGCTTCCTCAGAGTTCTCTGTCTctctatatttatattatatagtaTCTATAAAATCAGAGATATTGGGATGCATAATCTTTAAGTTAAGAATCTAAATCAAgctcaaaatcatatattataAGGaaagtattattattatttttaaaaaaccccTAAGTTCTAAAGGGAAAGATgtcaataatttcaatttgttaaaTGCAAAAAGGTTTTGAGTAAAGTATTTGTATACGCATGCCTTGTGTTTCTAAGACTTCCTTGTCACGCTTGCTTacttttatgaagaagaaCTCATATCTCCCGGTTTCATACACAATTTGTATAAAACCGGCATGAGctaaaaagtataaaattaaagaagaaaatgaaagcattGTTTAACGTTGAAAAGCCAACAAGCCGTGCATGTGTGCATGATGAACTGGACCCTGCGGTAGGATCCAATAATATTGGTTTGAACTGTTCCAACAAACTAGCCGTTAAATATAAGCTTGACCAACTGGACCACATCTGCCTACACCATACCAAACCGTTATTAGAAGATGAATGAAACTGCCAAATGTCGAATTTGTCCTTTCCAGTGCATTTTTTATGTGCCGTtacagaaagagagaaatgatGAGAAGACTCCGTTAAGAAGATGCCAATCAAAAGCAGTGCAAACCAAGCAAGCATATAATCCTGTATGATTATGAATGGCAACAGATTGTGATCCTTATTTATTACCATCATTGTTCCTTGTTGTTGGTtcatatgtttttgttttatttttttataagcgaactattttaatttctttgtataTCACCGACTGGATTTacgtaatttttttcttcctctttcgTCCTAATCAATTGAGCTTATAGGTTGTCAAGTATATGTATTCCTAACATTAGGGGAAAAAGAATTACATGGGAAGGTAGAATATATTCTATTGTAAGGATCAAGTTTTTTGTAAAAGTGATccttgaatgataatttaaaaaatgaataattcGATCAGATTATGAGATTATATTGTGTAATAAGttcaaacaaataattagTGATATATAAACTTACTAACCAGTTAGCGCTTGAGAATACGTCAGCCTCCATAACCAAATCTACAATATGACCTTTAGAAGCGAACCCAATCGccacaatatatatttgcatgACGTCTTTCGTTGGTGTTAAAAACTAGTCCATAAACAGTGTATCGGTTAACATTTTCCTAATagaattattataataatgatACTGTCTTGCTGTAAACTAGTCTTTTTAAAACTAGAATATTCGGCTACTAAGCTTTAGGGTGCTTTACCAATTATTAAGTACCAGAAATACCCTCCCATGAGACCTCGAATTCCATTGATCGCTCTGGCCAGCAGGCCCAGCACCAGCTGCAACCACCAAcaccttcttttctttttgaagaaACCAAAGCTCTGCCTCTAACCCTTCCCTCCATTTCTATATATACCATCAGCTcacacttctccctctcagcATACCAATTGCATGAAATACGACAAcgttttagagagagagagagagagagagagagagagagtttgtaCATATTGTGATGGAAAATAAGTCGGAAAAGAATTCAAAGAAGGAGAAGGCCGTTTGGTCGTTAAAGAAGGTGATTAGCAAAGAGCTGTGGCCAAGGAAATTCTCAGTGTTCAAATGGAAGCGTCTGGATTTTCAGACGACCATTGTAGACGACGTCGTCTTCAAGGTTCTCTCTGCTGTGGAGGTTGTCGTTCTGGTCTCCACGCTCTGCTTCTTCTACCTTTGCTGTGGTTGCCACATCTGACTGACGTCATCCATTCATTATAATTAGTAATTAGTTTCTTAATTTCAtcttttaatttgtataattGGGTATTAATTTGATgggtttttgcttttgttgccAAAAGTTGGGCATAAAGAACGTGTAAACTagttagttttatttttggtccttGAGAATTCATTTGTGTAGCGGTCCATTTTCATTTGGAAAATAAGATGAAGTGATGAACTCTGTTATGATTCATGGGGTGTGTGtgcatttattttattttttcaagcttgctcactttatttcaaattttccagTTTCTACAAAGTTATtccattattaaaaaaaaaaaaaaggttaaaagaaaattagagtTGGGTGATGTCAATATGaactttgatttttaaaaaattctgtTTTTGCTCAAAGTAATTATATAAAACCTAGATACCAATTAGACTATCAACACCAATTTGCAAATTGGCAAATTGGAATGAAATATTGCAAATAATTATGGGTGCATTagacaatgtttttttttttcaatacccaaaaaaattgcttTATAGATGAAAATGAGAGTGATAATGGGAGTGAGTAACAAAGCGaaaataattgcaaatatattttagttttagttttcacaTTTGATACTCCTCTCTCTTATCATTCCCTCTCATCTTtcgtttcaatttcattttcattctcattctccctcttttttctatatactaaaattgaaatagtaATCAAACGGGCCATAAGTTAAAAGCTTGGGCTAAGCAGgtttaaaggaaaaataaaaaagacttGGGCTGAGCTAGATTTGGGATAAGGATATGAACCCAACAGCCAACtgaaacaataaaaaagaaaaaagaaaaaagaaaaaatgggaaaataaaaaagacttGGGCTGAGCTAGATTTGGGCTAAGAATATTAACCCAACAGCCAACtgaaacaataaaaaagaaagaagaaaaaagaaaaaatgggaAAGCCAAGCCAACAGCCAACAGAGGCAAATACAGTTGCAGCAAAGCAAAGGGGGCCGCGGGTAGTAAAATAGCAAGAGTCTACTCAAGGAGAGAGACTCCAGAGAGTCGAAAATGGCTTCTCCGTCTCCAATCTCCTCAAGCGCTTCCCCACTGCAACGCCTCTCCACTTTCAAAACCTCCACCCCAACCTCCACCGCAACCCCAACGACCGCCACCGCATCCCCCCTTGACACATTGGCCTCCGACCCCATCTTCTCCGtcttcctctcctcctccttctcctccaCCGACTTCTCCTCCGCCGCCCTCACCTCCGGCTCCCCCGCCTCCACCGCTGAGAAGCTCCAGAACGCCATCCGCCTCCTCGAGTCCCAGCTCCGCTCCGAGGTCCTCTCCCGCCACGACCACCTACTCTCCCAGCTCTCCTCCCTCCACCACGCCGACCACGCCCTCTCCACCGTCCGATCCTCTGTCCTCTCCCTCCAGTCCTCCCTCCGCCGCACCCGATCCGAGCTCTCCGACCCCCTTACCTCCATCCGCACCCTCACCGTCCAGCTCCAGAACCTCCACACCTCCTCCGACCTTCTCCACCACTCCATTAGAGCGCTTCGTCTCTCCAGTAAGCTCCGCTCTCTGGCGTCGGACGACCCCGAACGCCTGGATCTCGCCAAGGCCGCTCAGCTACATTGCGAGATCTTGGCACTCTACAACGAATATGACCTCGCCGGCATTGACGTAGTCGATGCCGAGCTCGAATGGGTCAGAGAGACCGGAGACAAGTTGCGCAATGAGGCGATGCGGGTTTTGGAGAGGGGGATGGAGGGTTTGAACCAAGCCGAGGTGGGGACTGGGTTGCAGGTGTTTTACAATTTGGGGGAGCTGAGACAGGCTATGGATCAGTTGATTAACAAATATAAGGGTATGGGGGTAAAGAGTGTTAGTGTGGCATTGGATATGAAGGCCATTTCCGGGTCGGGGGGAGGCGGGTTTGGGCCGGGTGGGATCAGAGGGGGCGGTGGGACGCCGCAGATTGGGGGCGGGGCCAAGGCGAGGGAGGCGATTTGGCAGAAGATTGGGAGTTGTATGGATCAACTGCATTCAATCATGGTAGCAGTGTGGCACTTGCAGAGAGTGTTGTCTAAGAAGCGTGACCCGTTTACTCATGTGTTGCTGCTTGATGAGGTTATTCAGGTGAGAGGGTTTGTTCAATTGGATTTGCTTTTCAATTGTTCTGATTATTTGATGTCTATGAATGGTACAGAGCATG includes the following:
- the LOC117622913 gene encoding uncharacterized protein LOC117622913; this translates as MENKSEKNSKKEKAVWSLKKVISKELWPRKFSVFKWKRLDFQTTIVDDVVFKVLSAVEVVVLVSTLCFFYLCCGCHI